gcccctcgagcctgtccccccatttaatgagatcatggctgatctgtggtctAACTCCCAATACCTGCCTTTAACCAATATCCCTTATAATCATTGCTCAACAAAAATAATGTTCACAATTCATCACTAGAAAAGTGTAATGAGTGTAAAATAGTACAGGAAATCAGTGAAGAAGAAATAGATTAGTATTAATTCCATTATAGTTTTTATCGATATGATATTGGGTTTATTAATTTAATTGATTTTTTAAGATTAATCTTCACGCTGTTCATGCAGATTACCAGTCAAAACAtcctcctgaagtgcatcttcttgCCACCTAGTTTCACTGGTGTCTGAGATTTCGTAACCAAGGCTCCTGAAGACGCGTTCGCTTTCCTGCCACGTCTTTTGAAAATTCTTCAGCAATTCTTCTGGTGTGTTATCAGCTGACATATCCAATATCTGTCCTGAAATTACATCTTCGTAGGTTGGCGGTGCATGCCTTGAATCAATGCCTGAAAACATTTCAGAGTGCTGGATTCTAGTTCTGGAACCGGTTGCTTCAGTAACAAAACCATCCACATGTGCAAGCTGCTTATTAATTACATCTGGATATGGCCGAGATTGTGTTGCTGCCTTAATTCCTTCCTTGACTCTCTGTGAATACTTAGATTTTTTCAGATGTTTTCCATCTCCCTGGGGTTGTTCATGTTTTATAGGAATAGTCATTTGCCCAGAGCTTTCAAACACAGGTTTCACATCAAATGTTGGGATTTCCTCAAACAAAGGTATTTTCCCAAACAGGTTAGCTTCACCGTCTGTTCCTGACCTTTCAGTGATTATGACTGGTTCTTTTTGGAAAGAAATTGCTTGATCTGGCACTTCAAATTTATGAACACATTCTGAAAGATCTACTTTGGGCATCTGGACATTCTGCTTGCCAGCAGCAGATTCAGAATCCTCTGTGTCAGAGCCCAAACGTTCTGGAATGTCTATAGGATCTTTACGCATATACACTTTGTTTTTTTCTGACCTCCGAGCCTCTTCAAACATTTCGGTCATATCCTTAACCGTAACGGACTTTACAGGAGATTCATGTTTAGGTAATATGTCTGTAACTGGCGTGTCAATCTTTAACTGTCGTCGAAGAGTTGCTGGGGATGGAATAATTTCTGACCTCTTTTCTGCTACCTGAACATGTGTAGACTGCGTAGATTGTGAAATACCCTGTGACAGTTTGGCTGTGGTACCTTTAAGTTTGGCAAGCTGGTCATAACGTTTACTTCTCGGTAGAGAAGGTGATGTTGATGATGTGCGAATCCTGGATGTTGGCATGTCAGAGCTGTGCATTGGTATGGGAGACATCTGTGTAGTTTCCTGATGGACTGGAGATGGTGTACTATATGCTTTCTGAGAAAGTGGAGGAGAGGAAACAGTTCTAAGGGGTGATTCTGTGCGCCTTGCAGTAGACTCAATAGTGATGTATGAAGGGGATGGCGATGGCATTCTTTTTGCCGGAGATTGAGCTCTCTGCCCTGCAGGTTCACTCAATTGTTGTCTTCTACTTTCACATGCTTGCTCTTCCACATTTCTTTTTCCTTGTTTATCTAATTTGCAAGAGCCAATGCTTATCTTGGATATTTTCTGTGATGGAGTGCTgccactaaatgtttctttttcaggTTTTAAACCAGACATAGAAATCAACGCTTTTTGTATTGATTCATCAAAGTAGGCAAGCTTTAGTAATGCTCTCTCTTTAATCTGTGTTAGTTCTTTTTTCATCTTTTGCAAATCATTCCCTTTGATATCCTTCATTGGAAATCTATGAACATCTGTCAGCCATTTAGGAACCACTTCCAAAAAGGCTTTCAGTGCGTTTAGATCCATGTTGTCATTTGCTTTTTCAAATTGAATCAATCGGAATAAAATATTTTGCAGTTCCTCACGCTTTCGGTAACTATCACTAATTTCTACATAATGTCTTGCTATACCTTTATCAAATTCCTTTTCATGTATAGCAGTACTTCCACTTTCCTCCTTCTCCTGGTTTGTACGTTCCATGTGAGCAGGGGCCAGCCCTTGCTTAGTGCCTGCATGTTTTACATAAAAAGACTGCTCTTCTGTTGCCTGAAAAGATCCCTGTTCTATCTTATGTTCAATCTGATTTTCTGAAAATAGCATTTCTTTCCAATCATGGTGTTCGCCTAAAGGCTTTTGATTATTTACTATTAAGTCAGCTTTCTGCTGATCTTGTTCACCTTGAAATTTTGGAAACACTTCCTTCTGGGCTTTAACATGATGCATCTGCATTTTTTCATTCTTTATTTCTTTGTAAACGGCTCCTTTTCCCTTCTTTTCTTGTACTTTCTGAGTTTCTTCTGAATGAGCTCTATAGGTTTGTTGATTATGTTGTGCTGCTTTCTTGTTTTTCACTTGATCTTGTGCAACATTTGTTGCAAGCGTTTGTGGAATAGTTGTCGTTTCAATGTTATGATCCTTACTTTCAGTTGCTGATAGGTAATATTTACCCATATGATTATGTTGCTGAACAATAACATTATGCTGCTCTTGTTTAGCCACATCCATACAGTTATTTTGTTTTAGTTGAAATTGTTTAGTGGCAGTTTTCTCTTGACTTTTATTTTCTTCTGGTTTCAAAATTTGTTTTTGCTCCTCTTTGTATGAGAGtgcactttctttcttttcttgCATTGTGTGACCCCCTTTAGATAGCTGAGTAGTCTTGACCTTAAATTTTGGCGAAGGAACTGATTGAGGCTTTATATGACCAGGCTGTTCTTGTGCCTTTGCATGTGTCTCTTTGTCTTGTTTAATGGTTTCCAAGCCAATATCTTTCACTGAACCTTTAAATGCATTAAATATGTCTTCCTTATTGCTCGTTACATCTGAGGAATATTTTAAGATATGGTGCAGTTGCTCTGAAGCAGCTACCACTGCTGTCTGGGAGGAAGAATCCAAAGTAGATATCAAAACTTCTGATGCAGTGGGCTCTGACGGCTCTGGATGAATGTGCTGCTCTGCAGTGGGGGTCTCTGCCGGTTTTGGGTAAATCTGATACTTCTGAACAGGTGGCATGTTTTCTCGTTGCACTACCTGACCAGCTGGGGAAGTCAAGTGATCAGCAGATGATTTAACATTCGGCAAAACTGAAGGCATCACTGTGAAACTATTTTCAGATCCTCCTTTAGTTGGGCTTTTTGATGCTGCTGTGGCTGGCTTTCCCAAATTTGTGGGCCAAGCCATTTTAGCTGCTCTACTTCTTTccatttcttctctctctttcctgTATTTTTCTTCTGCTACCATTAAAGGAGTTTTAAATTTCCTGGCATAAGGCTGCGGTTTTATAGTTTCTCTCGTGGATGAAGGATTTGGTGGCATAAAAGCGTGGTTAACAGCAGAAGCAGCCTGTGCTGGATTTTCCTGTGTTGGCTTTTGAACGGGCCTTATTTCTGGCTGATGGGGTGGTGATTGTATAACTTGTGGACGTGTTAAATGCTGAACAGGTTCAGGATGTTTCCCTTGTGCGGGTTCATGTTTCTGCTGTTGAATATCTTGCTTTGAAGACATGGGATCCTCAGCTATAGTTACATTTGGTTTTGAGATAAGTTGGAGGTTCTTAAGTTGTTCTTTTTGTTTATTGTATTCAAGATTCGGCATTTTTGGTGAAGGCTGCAACTTTGATGCCTTATTAACAAGTTTCCTTTGTTGGGAAGGTGATCGGGGGTGCGATGATGGTAGTGGTAGTAAGTTTAAATCAGACGGTGAAGGAGATGGAGGAAGAAGATGTCCTGCTGTGAACATTTCCTGGAGAAGTGGTATTGTAGGACtgatagggggagggggaggaggtggagtaGGAAAAGGAGAAGGAGGGAGTTCAGTTTCATACATTTCTGATTTTATCTGGactaatggtggtggtggtggtggtgggagaggaAACATTTGACCATCTTCTTCTATATGCGAAGGAGGAGGAGAAAGCACAAATTTACCATGAGAGGATAGTGGAGCAGGTGGAATTGTAAACTGAACCCCTGACATACTCTTTTTGTCCATCTTTTCATGGCTTAATCCTTTCTTTCTGGTATTTTGAGTTTGAATGTCCATTTTGTTTGTAGATATTCGTACTTTTTCAAATGAAGTAGTTCCAGATTTGATCTTAGATGCAAGTCCTTTATTTCCTCTCTGACTATGGTTGTCGATGGTTTTATGCAGCTCGTTGTTCCTTTTAATTTCCTGTTTACTTTTTATATCATATTCCATTATGGACTGGGACGTAGAAGTCTGGACTGTTTGATTGGATACCTGTGCCATTTGCTGCACAATACTGGTGCCCTGAATGGGTTGAGAGTTCATGACTTGTGCAACTACTGTTTCAATGTCTGTAAAAATGTCAGCCTTTGGTATTTCAATAATCTCAGAAGTTCTTGGTGGCTGGAAAGAACTCTGACCATCTGCTGAGACTGAAACCAGCTGTTTAGCTATTTGCTTGTCAAATGAACCAAAAGGTTCTCTTATTTTGTGTGCATCGTATGTATCATCTGTGGACTTAATTCTGGTTGCTTGTACACTTTGTGCACCACTACATTTAGATGTCCTCCTGGTACTGTGCACATCTAAGGTTTTCGTTATGTCTTCTTTAACAACTTCATTTACTTTAGATTGATGTTGCTTATCAGGTGGCGAAAGAGATTGAACTTCATCTTGTATATCACTTTTCACCGAATCATCTGCTTTCACGTTAACTATTTTAATACTCTCATGTTTTGTCTGTATTGTGTTAACGTTTTTTGTAATATCCATCCAACTTTGTTCTTGAGTTGTTAAAAGAGGTTTTATGGAATTACATGCACCTCTTTTATGGCCAGTGTCCTTTGCAACAGTTTTCTGTTTATGGCTTTCCTGATGGATTTTATTTTGAACAGCTCCTGTTCCACTAGCCTGAGGTTGCATCCACTGTTCTGATGGATGCTGTAAATTTTGGATAGTAGCTTTTGCATCTCCTTTATTGCTTATCCAGTGCAGCACTTTCTTTTCAGAAGCGGTTTCCAATACATTCCTCATTGAGGATTGAAGGTCAGTTCTCATTCTGATTCCCCTTTCAGCCTGCTCCTTTTTGTTTTGGACGTTGTCTAAACATTTTGAAATACATTGGAGGTCACCATGTTCCCCATCTCCTTCGACCACTTCAATATTGGTATATTTTGACTTTCCCAGTGAATCTAGAGTGCCTTTAATGTCTCCTGGAATTACTTCAAACTTTTCAATACATGTTTTCTGAGATTTTGCTTCTTCAAGAGATTTGAGAGTTGCAGATAGATTGCCACGTACAACTTGTTCCTTTTCTACTACCGTGGGTTGATTTATGGCCTGATTGAGTGAATACAAAGCTGCTCTTAAATCGCCTCGTACAATTTCTTCTTTTTCTACACTGGCAGATACAGTTTGTTTCTCTGCCATAAAAGTCAGCACTGCATTTTGGACATCACCAAACAGAATTTCAGATTCCGCAACTGTCCGTTCAATCTGCGTTTGCTGCTTCTTCAGCTTTTGTTTGGCACCCTCAACATCTCCATATATTATTTCCTCGGCCTTCTGTTGCGCCATTGTGCTTTCGTCAGTCCCTTGCTGAAGTACTTTAAGATAGTCCAATGCTCCCGATTCGATACAAGTTGTGTAAAACTGAACGTTGCCCTTTTCGGTGTCATTTACTCTGACCTTCTGTGCAAGTTCACTGCTCTGAGACGTAGCAGCTATCAGCTTATCAATTGCAGCTTGTATATCGCCTTTTGTTACTTCACCTTGCTGAACCTTCATGTTATCTGATCTGTTGAGAAGAGAATAAACTGTCATCTTAacatcccctttctcactctcctgAATCAGAATCCCCTTTTTTGCAGAGCTGTCGCGACTTAAAAGATTGCTGATAACTTGCTGAATATCACAACCAAGTATTTCTTCTTTTTCAACATTAATATCCGTTGTCTTCTTCAAAAGTTGTGCTCTTGTCAAATGAATGTTACCTTTTTCATTAGGGTCCACAGTAATTCCCTTTTCTGTACTGTCCTTTTTGGATAGTAATTCGATCATTATTTTTTGGAGATCTCCTCTGATAATCTGTTCCTTTTCTACCTCGGGGGATGTTTGATTCAGAAGTTGATATTTTGCCATTCTGACATCCCCAACCTCATCTGCTTCAATGATGATTCCTTGGGATTGGAGAAGTTTGCAGTCGTAGAGTGACTTAAGTGTTCCCTCAATATTTTTTCCTATTATTTCTGACCTTTCTACTGCACTTTCATTGAATTGGTGCAAAGGTGTAGTTTCAAAAAGCCAGGTTGTAGTTTTAACATCCACCTGTGGAATTTCTTCGTGAAGTATTTTTAGATGTGTATCATTCACTTCCTTTACGCTATTCAATGGTTGCTTCTCAAAaagccaaatggcctgttttaCATCTCCTTTTTGTATATCCTCTCGTCCAACTGTCTCAATCTCTTTATATTCTGCATCTTCCCCTTTTATTTCATCAATGGTATGTGATTCAAAAAGCCAAGTGGCAGTCCTTACGTTACCATGCTGTATTTCGCTGACACTGACTGTTCTAACATATTTCTGATCACGGTCAGACTCAAATAGTTGGGTACTTGATCTCACATTGCCACCTTGTACGTCAGAAACTGTTTTGAATTTTACTTTCTCATGATCTGTAATTTTGTCCAGTGGTTGTGTTTCAAATCTCCAGCGTGCAGAAGTAACGTCCCCTTTTTGAATATCCTCCTGTGTCACAGCTTTGATGACATATACTTCATCAGTTTCTTTAATTAAATCTAGTGGCTTAGTTTCAAACAGCCACCTggtgccccgcacatctccactaatCACTTCCTCTTTCCGAACAGTTGTGACTTCATGATAACATCCTTCCTTATCTTTGATGGCATACAATGGTTGAGTTTCAAACAACATTGTGTAGTTCTTAACGTCTCCTTTTTCTATTTGTTCCATACTAAACCTATTGAGATCTGTGGTCTCCGAAGAGTCTTCCTTAATCTGATCCAATGAGTAAGTCTCAAAAATGAAACGCCCTTTATCAACATCCCCACCCTGAACATCGTTGATTGTGCGGAGAATTGCTCGCTCTTCAGCATTTTCTTTTATAGCATCTATTGGATGATTTTCAAAAAGCCAAGTGCAATTAATAACATTGCCTTTCTGAATATCTTCTGCTGTCATTGATTTAATTTTCTTCAACATCTCTTCTGAACTGGAGTTGATCAGATCAAGAGATTTGTTTTCAAAGATCCACTTCTTACGAGATACATCCCCTGATTGTATATCTATTTTAGTTACCTGCCTAAATTCTTCCTTCTCTCCTTGTATATTTCCGAGAGGTTCAGTCTCAAACAGGAAGCAGGCCATTCGCACATCACTTCCCTGGATGTCCTCCCGCTGTACTGTACGTGTGGTTAGAATTGTTTCTGAATGATCTTTTATTGCATCTAAGGGCTGAGTTTCAAATAACCAAGTACACGTTTCTACATCTCCTTTCTGAATCTCATCTACTTCATTTTTAATATCTACTTTTTCATAAAGAGCATCCATTGGCTGTGTCTCGAACAACCATCTGCAAGTCTGTACATTTCCTTTAATATCATCACGCTGCGTGGTTATAATTTCTTCATCTTCTACATTGCTAAAATACTTGATGGCATCAAGCGGTTGTGTTTCAAAGAGCCACTTTGCAGTTTTCACATCGCCAGATTGTATTTCCTCTTTGGATATACCCTTGATGATTTGAAACTTTTGAATACTTTCATCAAACTGATCAATAGGTGTTGTCTCAAACATCCATCTACATGTTCGGACATCACCCCTCACAATTTCTTCTCTCCTCACAGTTTTAACCTCATGATAGTGTCCAGCACTATCCTGAACAGCATATAGAGGAGTTGTTTCAAATAAAGTTCTATTTGACATTACAGCACCACTAGTAACACCATCCACTTGAATCTTCTTATATTCATCGGTGTGACTCAAATCCATGGTTTCAAACATCTTTCTGTGATTGTTGACATCACCTTTTTTGATTTCTTCCAGCTGAATTGTTTTTGTATATTTTTCTTTCTCCTCCCCAATCATCTCAAGTGGTTGGGTCTCAAAAAGCCATGTCTGGTGTCTCACATCCCCTTTTTCTTCTTCAGAAGCAACCACATGTTTAAGCTTTCCAACATCTGGGCTGTCCTTTAAGGTGTCCATTGGAACAGTCTCAAATAAGTGTTTTGTTGAACGCACATCACCTCCTATTATTTCTTCAGTTTCTATAGGTCTTGCATTATCATTGTCTTTTAGTGAGTCAAATGGTTGGGTTTCAAACATCCAGCATTGTCTACTAACATCAGCACCTTGTATTTCTTCCTGATACTCGGCTGAAGTATCTGTTTCTAACTGTTCTTTGATGCTGTCTAGAGAATGTGTTTCAAATAACCATTTAGCCTTGTTCACACCGCCTTTATTAACTTCCTCCCTAGAGATACCACATACAACCTTTACATTTGAAATGTCCTTATGAATCATATCTAAATGTTTTGTCTCAAACAGCCAGCGTGCAGTTCTTACATCTCCTCTTTCAATCTCCTCTCTTTTGACAGTTTTGATTTCCAGCACTTGACCAGACTGATCCCTAATGACATAGAGAGGTTGAGTTTCAAATAACTTTGTTGTTTTCTTCACATTTCCTTTAATTTCTTCAACTTCAGTTTTCAGATGCAGGAAGTTAATTTCATCCACTGAATCTAAGTGCCCAAGTGTATCAAGGGACTGAGTTTCAAATAAATATCTTGCCGTTTTAACATCACCGGCAGTAATGTCTTTTGTGGTTAAAGTTTCTGTTGCCTGCTCATCTTCATGGTGAATCTTATTCATTGTGTCAAGTGGCTGTGTTTCAAACAACCAGGTGGCAGTGCGGACATCCCCTCTTGCTAATTCAGGGATCTTACCAGTGGTTTCTGTAGATTCAGGAGAACTTACACCAAGTGTATCAATAGCTTGTGACTCAAACATCCATGCTGTGTACTTCACATCACCTCCTCCTATCATCTCTTGTTGTGAAATGCATTTTGTCTCATTTTGGTCTGGGGATTCATCCTTTATAGAATCTAATGGTTGAGTCTCAAACATCCAGCGCATGGACTGTACCTCTCCTTTAAGGATCTCATCCCATTCTAAATACTCTCTTTCTGGGCTCATACATTTATGGGGGCTCAGGCCAGTGTGTTCAAAGACATATTTAGCCTGTTGCACATCTCCCATTACATCATTATTTTTCGTTTCGTTTGTCACAATCTCACTGATCTCTTGTATAAATTCCTTTTCCAGGTTCTTTCTCATCCCTGGATTAATATGTTTATACAAACGCTTTAGCTCATAAAGATTCCTTTGCTTTGAATACAAGTCCTTAGGAATGATTTGTTTTGCCGAAGAAAGAGGGAGTTCGGGAGATTGCGAGAAATAAGTTGTTTCTGATGGTTCATTGAGTAAatctggtggtggaggagggaactCTTCCATGCTTCCACAGTTACTGGACACTGAAGCCGCTGTGCTGCCTATTTCTCTTAATGATGTGGCTTCAGAAATCTTGCCCGCTGTAGTGGAGATGTTGGAAGTAGAAACATCAGGAGGCCACTGCATCTCTTGGAAGTTGTGCTCTGTCTTAATGGAAAAGTCAATAATCATGTTGAACTATGCATAGCTTTTGTTGCTGTTTCTGAGCATTCAGTCTGTTTCACATCAGTCTTCATGCAATGCCATGTCAACACACCATCTTCATTATATTCCACCAAACATTCAATTCAATGTCACAATGCAATATTGACAAAAAAATGGAAGACTGTTTAGTAATATTACTTTGTTTCCTCAAATCCTTCTCTGTTTGATGGTTTTCACAATTAAGGAAGCTATGTGGTGTTAAAGTGATTTCTTACCTTTCCGTTTTCTTCAAAATATTCTTAATTTCTCCATAATGGTTCTTTTTCATCCCTAATTGTATGACTTAGTGAAACAAAAATACTTTACATTGGGGAAAGTGATGAAAGGGGTTATAATATTTCTAAGATGATAGGAAGTGGAACAGATAATGATGTGCAGCAGAGAAAAGAAATGTTAAGAATTAGAACAAAAAGATATAAAGTTAGAAAAATTACACTTTTCCAGTTTAAAAACTCTGCATATCAAATGTGCATTTCTTGCATTTATAAGTGTTATCAGTAAACAAGCAATGTTAATAGTCAATCCTGACAACGTGCACACATTCAAGAACAGTGTAATATATACCTTAATCTTTTTGGTGGTGTTAGTCGCTATTTGGGTGGGCTGGGCTGTTTTTTCAAACTGCTGTTTTAACATCTGAGTGGAGACTTTTGGCTTTTCATCTTCAGTCACTCCATCTACTGTTCAAACATAAAAGAAATATATGAATAATATCCTTGAAATAAAAGGAGAAAGCAAAATACAATCTCCCATGTGATGCACCATGTTTATTCTGTCTTTCTTTTCACAAAAGCCCTCCCCAGATACTATCAATGCCCTTCACAAACTCACCAGCGAGAAAGCAAGCTTGAATTGGAGAAACTGGAAATTCAGCCCAGTATTTTTTTGAATTTTTGCACAGAAATTAATACACACTCCCAAGTGTGTATTAATATATATTTAAGAAAGACATCAGAAGTACAATTTATAATCCGCTCTCTTAATTAATAAGCCCCCTCCAACCATCACCACACATTGGTAAACACATCATCAATTTTAACTCTAGGGTCACCTTAATTCggtagggtcggagaatcgccgggggtcggcgtgaatcccgtccacgccggctgccgaattctccggcgcggagattcggtggggggcgggaatcgcgccggtcggtgccccccccccccccccacgatgggccgaagtcccgctcgttctatgcaggtctcgccggcgtaaattggagttggccccttaccggcgggacctggcggcacgggcgggctccagggtcctggggcaggcatggggcgatctggccccggggggtgcccccacggtggcctggcccacgatcggcgccCAAcgttctgcgggcgggcctgtgccgtgggggcactctattcctacgcgcgacaccaaaggccttccccgccggccggcggggcgccaaccactccggggcgggcctagcccctgaaggtgcggcccgacgccagagcggttcacgccactccatcccgcgtggaccccccgccccaccgggtatgggagaatcccgcccaacctcTTGTTCTCAACCCTTCTGCCTACAGGAACAATTTCTCTATCtcgactctctctaaacccctcacaattctgaacacctccatcaaagcttctctcaaccttctcttctctaaggagaaTAGTCCCTTCTTCTGTGATCTCAGCCTCAACATCCAGTCCTTTCACTTATGCTATGCCACAGCACCACCTCAAGAAACGGTGGAATAAACTCAGGAATTTGATGTGTATGTACCAGAGATTTGATGATGAGAGCTTGTATTAATTACTACCAAGCTTTGGTTGTTAATTTCTAATTAATGTAGAATTAATTTCAGTTGTGAGTGGTTTATGACTCTTGAAGCTCAAAGTAACATAAGCTGAAGCATATGGCAAAAGTATTGATGTGGTACTCACCACGCATTGAATACAATTATAGCACTTACTCAATTGACTTTCAAGGTTGCCCACCATACTTGACAGATGAGTATTCTGTTCCATAACAGAGGCCTGTAGAGACACATCAAGTTTACTCATACAGAATCGATTAGAGTGCAGTAAAACACATCAAAAATGTAACAATCACGTCGTCGTCATATCCCAGGCATTTTAAACTGTCATTAGCTAAAAACAAGTTTCAGTTTTAAAGCAGTGCTGTACTTTACAAAGTGAATTCATTGAATTTCTTGAGCTTTAGCTCACAAATCTCCACAAGCTATTTGGCACAAAGGCAAAACACTGCTGAAAACCTGAAACAGAAAATTCTGTAAACATTCAACAGATCTGGCTGCTTCTGTGAACAGAGGAACAAAGTTAATACGTGAAACTTTATCTTGACAGATCTACACATC
This genomic window from Scyliorhinus torazame isolate Kashiwa2021f chromosome 2, sScyTor2.1, whole genome shotgun sequence contains:
- the LOC140389546 gene encoding xin actin-binding repeat-containing protein 2-like isoform X1, which codes for MESESQSRMVRETQRENISASPISTQETESTQDKIVREDLQAARRIERFAIPLDDLKMLFEKSETPKKCKKELRGGGSPSPPSKQQSGNPSGSSLTNLDWKVRGELEETMSRDGKETNSSEAAVISDEPSQAETVPLDIQETIPLKDRLAMYQAAVSKKESNSSSVVAAEEEARALPGGLASVKKQFESHNTVAHYQQQTVQDVTSTRKVQVNNCTRKNDQANGPPSTSEEHISYTMETASVMEQNTHLSSMVGNLESQLIDGVTEDEKPKVSTQMLKQQFEKTAQPTQIATNTTKKIKTEHNFQEMQWPPDVSTSNISTTAGKISEATSLREIGSTAASVSSNCGSMEEFPPPPPDLLNEPSETTYFSQSPELPLSSAKQIIPKDLYSKQRNLYELKRLYKHINPGMRKNLEKEFIQEISEIVTNETKNNDVMGDVQQAKYVFEHTGLSPHKCMSPEREYLEWDEILKGEVQSMRWMFETQPLDSIKDESPDQNETKCISQQEMIGGGDVKYTAWMFESQAIDTLGVSSPESTETTGKIPELARGDVRTATWLFETQPLDTMNKIHHEDEQATETLTTKDITAGDVKTARYLFETQSLDTLGHLDSVDEINFLHLKTEVEEIKGNVKKTTKLFETQPLYVIRDQSGQVLEIKTVKREEIERGDVRTARWLFETKHLDMIHKDISNVKVVCGISREEVNKGGVNKAKWLFETHSLDSIKEQLETDTSAEYQEEIQGADVSRQCWMFETQPFDSLKDNDNARPIETEEIIGGDVRSTKHLFETVPMDTLKDSPDVGKLKHVVASEEEKGDVRHQTWLFETQPLEMIGEEKEKYTKTIQLEEIKKGDVNNHRKMFETMDLSHTDEYKKIQVDGVTSGAVMSNRTLFETTPLYAVQDSAGHYHEVKTVRREEIVRGDVRTCRWMFETTPIDQFDESIQKFQIIKGISKEEIQSGDVKTAKWLFETQPLDAIKYFSNVEDEEIITTQRDDIKGNVQTCRWLFETQPMDALYEKVDIKNEVDEIQKGDVETCTWLFETQPLDAIKDHSETILTTRTVQREDIQGSDVRMACFLFETEPLGNIQGEKEEFRQVTKIDIQSGDVSRKKWIFENKSLDLINSSSEEMLKKIKSMTAEDIQKGNVINCTWLFENHPIDAIKENAEERAILRTINDVQGGDVDKGRFIFETYSLDQIKEDSSETTDLNRFSMEQIEKGDVKNYTMLFETQPLYAIKDKEGCYHEVTTVRKEEVISGDVRGTRWLFETKPLDLIKETDEVYVIKAVTQEDIQKGDVTSARWRFETQPLDKITDHEKVKFKTVSDVQGGNVRSSTQLFESDRDQKYVRTVSVSEIQHGNVRTATWLFESHTIDEIKGEDAEYKEIETVGREDIQKGDVKQAIWLFEKQPLNSVKEVNDTHLKILHEEIPQVDVKTTTWLFETTPLHQFNESAVERSEIIGKNIEGTLKSLYDCKLLQSQGIIIEADEVGDVRMAKYQLLNQTSPEVEKEQIIRGDLQKIMIELLSKKDSTEKGITVDPNEKGNIHLTRAQLLKKTTDINVEKEEILGCDIQQVISNLLSRDSSAKKGILIQESEKGDVKMTVYSLLNRSDNMKVQQGEVTKGDIQAAIDKLIAATSQSSELAQKVRVNDTEKGNVQFYTTCIESGALDYLKVLQQGTDESTMAQQKAEEIIYGDVEGAKQKLKKQQTQIERTVAESEILFGDVQNAVLTFMAEKQTVSASVEKEEIVRGDLRAALYSLNQAINQPTVVEKEQVVRGNLSATLKSLEEAKSQKTCIEKFEVIPGDIKGTLDSLGKSKYTNIEVVEGDGEHGDLQCISKCLDNVQNKKEQAERGIRMRTDLQSSMRNVLETASEKKVLHWISNKGDAKATIQNLQHPSEQWMQPQASGTGAVQNKIHQESHKQKTVAKDTGHKRGACNSIKPLLTTQEQSWMDITKNVNTIQTKHESIKIVNVKADDSVKSDIQDEVQSLSPPDKQHQSKVNEVVKEDITKTLDVHSTRRTSKCSGAQSVQATRIKSTDDTYDAHKIREPFGSFDKQIAKQLVSVSADGQSSFQPPRTSEIIEIPKADIFTDIETVVAQVMNSQPIQGTSIVQQMAQVSNQTVQTSTSQSIMEYDIKSKQEIKRNNELHKTIDNHSQRGNKGLASKIKSGTTSFEKVRISTNKMDIQTQNTRKKGLSHEKMDKKSMSGVQFTIPPAPLSSHGKFVLSPPPSHIEEDGQMFPLPPPPPPPLVQIKSEMYETELPPSPFPTPPPPPPPISPTIPLLQEMFTAGHLLPPSPSPSDLNLLPLPSSHPRSPSQQRKLVNKASKLQPSPKMPNLEYNKQKEQLKNLQLISKPNVTIAEDPMSSKQDIQQQKHEPAQGKHPEPVQHLTRPQVIQSPPHQPEIRPVQKPTQENPAQAASAVNHAFMPPNPSSTRETIKPQPYARKFKTPLMVAEEKYRKEREEMERSRAAKMAWPTNLGKPATAASKSPTKGGSENSFTVMPSVLPNVKSSADHLTSPAGQVVQRENMPPVQKYQIYPKPAETPTAEQHIHPEPSEPTASEVLISTLDSSSQTAVVAASEQLHHILKYSSDVTSNKEDIFNAFKGSVKDIGLETIKQDKETHAKAQEQPGHIKPQSVPSPKFKVKTTQLSKGGHTMQEKKESALSYKEEQKQILKPEENKSQEKTATKQFQLKQNNCMDVAKQEQHNVIVQQHNHMGKYYLSATESKDHNIETTTIPQTLATNVAQDQVKNKKAAQHNQQTYRAHSEETQKVQEKKGKGAVYKEIKNEKMQMHHVKAQKEVFPKFQGEQDQQKADLIVNNQKPLGEHHDWKEMLFSENQIEHKIEQGSFQATEEQSFYVKHAGTKQGLAPAHMERTNQEKEESGSTAIHEKEFDKGIARHYVEISDSYRKREELQNILFRLIQFEKANDNMDLNALKAFLEVVPKWLTDVHRFPMKDIKGNDLQKMKKELTQIKERALLKLAYFDESIQKALISMSGLKPEKETFSGSTPSQKISKISIGSCKLDKQGKRNVEEQACESRRQQLSEPAGQRAQSPAKRMPSPSPSYITIESTARRTESPLRTVSSPPLSQKAYSTPSPVHQETTQMSPIPMHSSDMPTSRIRTSSTSPSLPRSKRYDQLAKLKGTTAKLSQGISQSTQSTHVQVAEKRSEIIPSPATLRRQLKIDTPVTDILPKHESPVKSVTVKDMTEMFEEARRSEKNKVYMRKDPIDIPERLGSDTEDSESAAGKQNVQMPKVDLSECVHKFEVPDQAISFQKEPVIITERSGTDGEANLFGKIPLFEEIPTFDVKPVFESSGQMTIPIKHEQPQGDGKHLKKSKYSQRVKEGIKAATQSRPYPDVINKQLAHVDGFVTEATGSRTRIQHSEMFSGIDSRHAPPTYEDVISGQILDMSADNTPEELLKNFQKTWQESERVFRSLGYEISDTSETRWQEDALQEDVLTENTGSYQGDLHSLSKDSVSYGKSDCRHANLS